In a genomic window of Gloeocapsopsis dulcis:
- a CDS encoding ABC transporter substrate-binding protein, with amino-acid sequence MPITRRRFLNLSILSAVSVACSEQTLVRTSAIPSNPKVIALEWVYVENLLALGIQPVGVADIAGYNKYVNIAPKLVDSALEVGTRQEPNLEAIAKIKPDLIIGVKQRHEGIYQTLSSIAKTLLFDPYPELNAGNQLAQMQQNFLEIARVCQKNSVGELVLQTMQTTFATAAETLNAVKLTNSPFVLCQFVPEFRLFTNNSMAVQILTQIGLRNIWQGELERFGFNTVGLEALPSIEHAHFFYIAETQAPLQRLQNNAVWQSLDFVREQRLYALGEDTWVFGGPLSAQILAQKAVAALTRSAEQKQS; translated from the coding sequence ATGCCAATTACAAGAAGACGTTTTCTGAATCTATCGATTCTATCAGCAGTTTCTGTTGCTTGTAGCGAACAAACGCTAGTCAGAACTTCTGCGATACCTTCTAATCCGAAAGTTATCGCATTAGAGTGGGTATATGTCGAAAATTTGCTAGCTTTGGGAATTCAGCCTGTCGGAGTTGCCGATATAGCAGGCTATAACAAGTATGTGAATATTGCGCCGAAATTAGTAGATTCAGCGCTCGAAGTAGGAACACGCCAAGAACCAAATCTTGAAGCGATCGCTAAAATTAAACCCGATTTAATTATTGGGGTTAAGCAGCGCCACGAAGGAATTTATCAAACTCTATCGTCTATCGCCAAAACATTACTATTTGACCCCTATCCAGAACTCAACGCAGGAAATCAACTTGCACAGATGCAGCAAAATTTTCTAGAAATTGCCCGCGTGTGTCAAAAAAACTCTGTAGGCGAGTTAGTATTGCAAACTATGCAAACTACTTTTGCAACAGCTGCAGAAACACTCAATGCGGTTAAATTAACAAACAGTCCTTTTGTCTTGTGTCAATTTGTGCCTGAGTTTCGTTTATTTACTAATAACTCTATGGCAGTACAAATTCTGACACAAATAGGATTAAGAAATATTTGGCAAGGCGAGTTAGAACGCTTCGGTTTTAATACAGTAGGATTAGAAGCTTTACCTAGTATCGAACACGCTCACTTTTTCTATATTGCAGAAACGCAAGCACCACTACAAAGATTACAAAATAACGCTGTTTGGCAGAGTTTAGACTTCGTGCGCGAACAGCGTCTTTATGCGTTGGGAGAAGACACTTGGGTTTTTGGTGGTCCTTTGTCTGCGCAGATATTAGCACAAAAGGCAGTAGCTGCATTAACGAGGAGTGCAGAGCAAAAGCAATCATAA
- a CDS encoding adenosine deaminase — translation MALYAELHRHLGGSVVPRVLWRYFQRHSPDLGQKFPEYKGFEEFYTKPRNTLDEYLELHTLVESVQSVDTLPYFIYRLMRGAYIFENLAYLELRYTPYLRTPDYLSQSERIDQMTEIVAVVGKASRVPEYPIVTSQILCMHSRLPYEVNKAIVDLAAQSRDYVCAIDVAGGDGHYKERLDEFIELYDYARSLGLNTTGHLYETTDGCYPELLPYLMRIGHGIQIPLRHPELLSELAQRNQCLEVCPTTYLKTGTLEDLRQLKIVFDRCFDAGVDIAICTDNAGLHNVRLPFEYENLLTQDIIDFQQLKDCQNAAFRHAFAWPYGQQPPASLLHGLLQPEAPVLAEPVVS, via the coding sequence ATGGCATTGTATGCAGAATTGCATCGGCATTTGGGTGGTTCGGTAGTACCGCGCGTATTGTGGAGATACTTTCAACGTCATTCACCCGACTTGGGACAAAAATTTCCTGAGTATAAAGGGTTTGAAGAGTTTTATACAAAACCACGCAACACACTAGATGAGTATCTGGAACTCCACACGTTGGTAGAAAGTGTACAAAGTGTGGATACATTACCGTATTTTATTTATCGCTTGATGCGTGGTGCTTATATCTTTGAGAACCTTGCTTATCTAGAATTACGCTACACCCCTTATTTGCGTACACCCGATTATCTTAGTCAATCAGAACGCATTGACCAGATGACTGAAATTGTAGCGGTTGTCGGTAAAGCTAGTCGCGTGCCTGAGTATCCGATTGTTACAAGTCAAATTTTGTGTATGCACTCGCGACTTCCCTATGAGGTAAACAAGGCAATTGTTGATTTAGCGGCTCAAAGCAGAGATTATGTTTGTGCGATTGATGTAGCTGGTGGTGATGGACACTACAAAGAACGGCTTGATGAGTTTATCGAATTGTACGACTATGCGCGATCGCTTGGTCTAAACACAACTGGACATCTTTACGAAACGACTGATGGTTGTTATCCTGAACTGCTGCCTTATTTGATGCGGATTGGCCACGGTATTCAAATTCCGCTACGCCATCCCGAATTGCTGAGTGAGTTAGCGCAACGCAATCAATGTTTAGAAGTTTGCCCGACAACATATCTTAAAACTGGAACTCTAGAAGACCTGCGGCAGCTTAAGATTGTGTTTGATAGGTGTTTTGATGCGGGAGTAGATATCGCTATTTGTACTGATAATGCTGGGTTACATAATGTCCGCTTACCTTTTGAGTACGAAAATTTATTAACGCAGGACATTATTGATTTTCAGCAGTTGAAAGACTGTCAGAACGCCGCTTTTCGTCATGCATTTGCTTGGCCTTATGGTCAACAACCGCCAGCTTCATTGTTACATGGATTACTTCAACCTGAAGCACCTGTACTAGCTGAACCTGTAGTTAGTTAG
- a CDS encoding response regulator transcription factor → MRILIVEDDLSLAEILATALIQQRYVVDVVSDGEAAWQQVKTVTYDLIVMDMMLPKLNGINLCKRLRSQSYGIPVLMLTALNNIADKVTGLDAGADDYVIKPVDLQELFARVRALLRRGSSQTPPILEWDGLQLDPSTYEVTYEEKPLYLTPKEYSLLEVLLRNGRRVISRSAIIEHVWSLEDPPEEDTVKAHIKTLRQKLKSVGAASDFIETVHGVGYRLRQPSLHQ, encoded by the coding sequence ATGAGGATTCTGATAGTCGAAGACGATCTTAGCCTTGCCGAAATTTTAGCAACAGCACTTATTCAGCAGCGGTATGTAGTAGACGTTGTCAGTGATGGGGAAGCCGCTTGGCAACAAGTCAAAACGGTTACATACGATCTTATTGTCATGGATATGATGCTTCCCAAACTTAATGGTATTAACCTATGCAAGCGGCTACGTTCTCAAAGCTATGGAATACCAGTACTGATGCTAACTGCTTTAAATAATATTGCAGATAAAGTTACAGGGCTAGATGCGGGAGCTGATGATTATGTTATCAAACCAGTAGACTTACAAGAATTATTCGCGCGTGTTCGCGCTTTACTCCGGCGAGGAAGTTCACAGACGCCCCCAATTTTGGAATGGGATGGGTTGCAGCTAGATCCCAGTACGTATGAAGTAACCTACGAAGAAAAACCTTTGTACTTGACGCCTAAAGAGTATAGTCTTCTAGAAGTTCTCTTACGCAACGGAAGACGAGTCATCAGTCGTAGTGCCATTATTGAACATGTTTGGTCTTTGGAAGATCCTCCAGAAGAAGATACTGTCAAAGCTCACATCAAAACTCTTCGCCAGAAGCTAAAGTCTGTAGGTGCTGCAAGCGATTTTATTGAAACCGTTCATGGTGTAGGCTATCGTCTTAGACAACCCTCACTACATCAATAG
- the pdxA gene encoding 4-hydroxythreonine-4-phosphate dehydrogenase PdxA, with the protein MILLQPDSLRLEKQRPRLALTLGDPAGIGPEVILKALAQIDFAQNYDVTVVGSKTQLIQSYEQLRQQCSDDFVNPEDLKILDIDIEQTITTGVGDAASGAASFAYMQVAIARTKIGEFDGIVTGPIAKSAWKAAGYNYPGQTELLAKLAGVTRYGMLFVARSPHTGWTLKTLLATTHIPLREVADALTPKLLANKLDLLVECLQQDFSIERPRIAIAGLNPHSGESGQLGREEQDWLIPWLEKERCDRPHIQLDGPIPPDTMWVKPSQAWYGTIESEKAADGYLALYHDQGLIPVKQLAFDRAVNTSIGLPFVRTSPDHGTAFDIAGKGIADATSMKAAIQLAVELASRRSAQVG; encoded by the coding sequence ATGATCTTGTTGCAGCCAGATTCGCTTCGTCTAGAAAAACAGCGTCCGCGTTTAGCTTTGACTTTAGGCGATCCAGCAGGTATAGGACCCGAAGTTATTTTAAAGGCTTTAGCACAAATAGATTTTGCGCAAAACTATGATGTCACAGTTGTTGGCAGTAAAACTCAACTGATTCAATCTTACGAACAGTTACGTCAGCAGTGTAGTGATGACTTCGTGAATCCAGAAGATTTAAAAATTTTAGACATTGATATTGAACAGACAATTACTACAGGTGTTGGTGATGCAGCAAGCGGTGCAGCGAGTTTTGCGTATATGCAAGTAGCGATCGCGCGCACAAAGATTGGCGAATTTGACGGCATTGTCACAGGTCCCATTGCTAAGTCTGCCTGGAAAGCCGCAGGCTACAATTATCCTGGGCAAACTGAGTTACTCGCTAAGCTTGCTGGTGTCACAAGATATGGAATGTTATTTGTCGCGCGATCGCCTCATACAGGTTGGACACTCAAAACACTACTAGCTACGACACACATTCCCTTACGTGAAGTTGCAGATGCACTTACACCCAAACTCCTTGCGAATAAATTAGATTTACTTGTGGAATGTTTACAGCAAGATTTTAGTATAGAAAGACCGAGAATTGCGATCGCTGGTTTAAATCCGCATAGTGGAGAATCAGGACAACTCGGACGCGAAGAACAAGACTGGCTAATTCCCTGGTTGGAAAAAGAACGATGCGATCGCCCTCATATTCAGTTAGATGGTCCTATACCACCAGATACAATGTGGGTAAAACCCAGTCAAGCTTGGTACGGTACAATTGAATCGGAAAAAGCTGCAGACGGTTATTTAGCGCTATATCACGATCAAGGTTTAATTCCTGTCAAACAACTTGCCTTTGACCGTGCGGTAAATACTTCAATTGGTCTTCCTTTTGTGCGAACTTCACCAGATCATGGCACAGCTTTTGATATTGCTGGTAAAGGAATTGCAGATGCTACCAGCATGAAAGCTGCAATACAGCTTGCTGTTGAACTTGCTAGTCGCAGAAGCGCGCAAGTCGGTTGA
- a CDS encoding PetM family cytochrome b6-f complex subunit 7, with product MGGEMFTAVILCLTLVPIGIAMGFLLLKIQGGEESEL from the coding sequence ATGGGCGGCGAGATGTTTACAGCAGTTATTTTATGCCTCACATTAGTTCCCATAGGAATCGCTATGGGTTTTCTCTTGCTTAAAATTCAAGGGGGCGAAGAAAGCGAGTTATAA
- a CDS encoding SDR family oxidoreductase encodes MTILVVGATGTLGRQVVRRALDEGYKVRCLVRNPKKATFLKEWGAELVAGNLCYPETLPPALEGVTAIVDAATARATDSLSIKQVDWDGKVALIQAAKAAGVDRYVFFSLLDAEQHPDVPLMEIKRCTELFLAEADLNYTILQLCGFMQGLIGQYAIPILEGQAVWITGESSPIAYMDTQDIAKFAVRALSVPETEKQIFPVVGTRAWSAEEIISLCERLSGKEARITRMPINLLRTMRRILRFFQWGWNVADRLAFTEVLANGKPLDAPMDEVYQVFGLDPTETTTLESYMQEYFGRILKKLRELDYEKTKTKKKQTAKKTPFKS; translated from the coding sequence ATGACTATATTAGTTGTCGGTGCTACTGGCACCTTGGGAAGACAAGTAGTTCGCCGTGCTCTCGATGAGGGGTATAAGGTACGCTGTCTTGTAAGAAATCCTAAGAAAGCCACTTTTTTAAAAGAATGGGGCGCTGAACTTGTAGCTGGTAATTTGTGTTATCCAGAAACCTTGCCTCCAGCGCTTGAAGGGGTAACGGCGATCGTAGACGCAGCCACAGCTCGCGCTACAGATTCTCTCAGTATCAAACAAGTTGACTGGGATGGCAAAGTAGCACTGATTCAAGCAGCGAAAGCAGCTGGTGTAGATCGCTATGTATTCTTCTCCCTGCTAGACGCCGAACAACATCCTGATGTCCCACTGATGGAAATCAAGCGATGTACTGAGTTATTCTTAGCAGAAGCCGATTTGAATTACACCATTTTGCAGCTCTGCGGCTTTATGCAAGGGTTGATTGGACAATACGCAATTCCAATTCTTGAAGGGCAAGCGGTGTGGATTACAGGTGAATCTTCTCCTATTGCTTACATGGATACGCAGGATATTGCCAAATTTGCAGTTCGTGCCTTATCAGTTCCAGAAACAGAAAAACAAATTTTTCCTGTAGTTGGAACTCGTGCTTGGAGTGCGGAAGAAATTATTAGTTTGTGTGAACGATTGTCTGGAAAAGAGGCTCGCATTACACGAATGCCAATTAACTTGTTGCGGACAATGCGCCGCATCCTCCGCTTTTTCCAATGGGGTTGGAATGTTGCCGATCGCTTGGCTTTTACCGAAGTCTTGGCAAATGGGAAACCTTTGGATGCTCCAATGGATGAAGTTTATCAAGTCTTTGGGTTAGACCCTACGGAAACGACAACGTTAGAAAGCTATATGCAAGAGTACTTCGGTAGAATTTTAAAGAAGTTGCGAGAACTCGATTACGAAAAAACAAAAACAAAAAAGAAGCAAACTGCCAAAAAAACTCCGTTCAAGAGTTAG
- a CDS encoding NAD(+) kinase has product MPKVGIIYNDVKPIASRVASELKDKLIAAGWEVCVTTGIGGILGYSNPESPVCHTPIDGLTPPGFDAEMKFAIVLGGDGTVLAASRQVAPCGIPLLTVNTGHMGFLTEAYVNQLPLVIEQVMAGKYEIEERAMLAVKVLRRGESILWEALCLNEMVLHREPLTCMCHFEIAVGRHAPVDIAADGVIVSTPTGSTAYSLSAGGPVVTPGVPVLQLVPICPHSLASRALVFADTEMVTISSASTDRLVMVVDGNAGCYVFPEDQVQLVRSQYSARFIRLQSPEFFRILREKLGWGLPHIAKPTSVELP; this is encoded by the coding sequence GTGCCGAAAGTAGGCATTATTTACAATGATGTTAAGCCGATCGCCAGTCGTGTTGCTAGCGAACTGAAGGACAAGCTCATTGCAGCGGGTTGGGAAGTTTGTGTCACCACTGGTATCGGAGGAATTTTGGGTTACTCGAACCCAGAAAGTCCGGTGTGTCACACACCGATTGATGGTCTCACACCACCTGGTTTTGATGCGGAAATGAAGTTTGCCATAGTCCTAGGAGGAGATGGCACAGTCTTAGCTGCTTCCCGTCAAGTAGCTCCTTGTGGCATTCCGTTATTGACGGTGAACACAGGACACATGGGATTTTTGACCGAAGCCTACGTCAATCAATTACCGTTAGTCATAGAACAAGTCATGGCAGGTAAATATGAGATTGAAGAACGAGCGATGTTAGCCGTTAAGGTGTTGCGTCGCGGGGAATCGATTCTATGGGAAGCTTTATGTTTGAATGAGATGGTACTGCATCGCGAACCCTTGACGTGTATGTGCCATTTTGAAATTGCTGTAGGACGTCATGCGCCAGTAGATATTGCAGCAGATGGTGTCATTGTCTCAACTCCAACAGGCTCAACGGCGTACTCATTGAGTGCGGGAGGACCTGTAGTCACGCCAGGAGTTCCGGTGTTACAGCTTGTCCCCATTTGCCCACATTCGCTAGCTTCGCGGGCGCTTGTCTTTGCCGACACTGAAATGGTCACAATTTCGAGTGCGAGTACAGATCGACTAGTCATGGTGGTAGATGGTAATGCTGGATGCTACGTTTTTCCTGAAGATCAGGTACAGTTAGTGCGATCGCAATACTCAGCGCGATTTATCCGCCTGCAATCACCAGAGTTCTTTCGCATTTTACGCGAGAAGCTTGGTTGGGGACTGCCTCATATTGCCAAACCGACTTCGGTAGAATTGCCCTAG
- the nblR gene encoding response regulator transcription factor NblR — MSIAEAERNPCVLVVETDETLAGQVSLDLQESGYEAVIAPDVYSGMQYSQEIRPALIVVDRMLAGESGLELCTHLRQAGAHVPVLVLMARDTVDDRVACLEAGADDYFLKPYRSEEFLQMVRLYLQPETGVAEQLRFGDLVLDLATRRAIRHGKALDLTMKEFELLKFLMEHPREVLTREQILENVWGYDFMGESNVIEVYIRYLRLKIEDEGHKRLIQTVRGVGYVLRES; from the coding sequence ATGAGTATAGCAGAGGCTGAACGCAACCCATGTGTTTTAGTTGTCGAAACTGATGAGACTTTAGCAGGACAAGTGAGCCTTGACTTACAAGAATCAGGCTACGAAGCAGTGATCGCACCTGACGTTTACAGCGGTATGCAATACTCGCAAGAAATACGACCTGCTTTAATTGTTGTTGATCGCATGCTCGCCGGAGAGTCAGGACTAGAACTATGTACTCATTTGCGTCAAGCAGGAGCACACGTACCAGTTTTAGTCTTAATGGCAAGAGACACAGTTGACGATCGCGTCGCTTGTTTAGAAGCAGGAGCCGATGATTATTTTCTCAAGCCCTACCGTTCAGAAGAATTTTTACAGATGGTACGCCTGTATCTCCAGCCTGAAACAGGAGTAGCTGAACAATTACGCTTTGGCGATCTCGTTTTAGATTTAGCAACGCGCCGAGCAATTCGCCACGGAAAGGCACTTGACCTGACCATGAAGGAGTTTGAACTGCTAAAGTTTCTGATGGAACATCCGCGTGAGGTGTTGACCCGCGAACAAATTCTTGAAAATGTTTGGGGTTACGATTTCATGGGCGAATCGAATGTGATTGAAGTTTACATTCGTTATTTACGCCTCAAGATAGAAGACGAAGGACACAAACGCTTGATCCAAACAGTGCGGGGTGTAGGCTACGTTTTACGAGAATCATAA
- a CDS encoding DUF192 domain-containing protein, translated as MSRGSAVIGIVLGTFMLGCSTPTPAGSPTVTPRAQQSVNAAQIPIAAVMTIAGRKISLEVARTPREQAIGLMYRDTIADDRGMLFVFEPARPVGFWMKNVRFPLDMIFLENGQVKAIAPAVPPCKTEPCPTYGPETPINQVIELRGGRAAELGIRVGDRLDIQFLDS; from the coding sequence GTGAGTCGTGGTTCTGCTGTTATCGGAATAGTTTTAGGAACTTTCATGCTGGGATGTTCAACACCAACGCCAGCTGGATCACCAACGGTTACTCCTCGCGCCCAACAATCAGTGAATGCTGCTCAAATTCCTATTGCTGCTGTGATGACAATCGCTGGGCGTAAAATTAGTCTGGAAGTAGCGCGGACTCCCAGAGAACAAGCAATAGGATTAATGTATCGCGACACAATAGCCGACGATCGCGGAATGCTATTTGTATTTGAACCTGCCCGCCCTGTAGGATTTTGGATGAAAAATGTCCGATTTCCGTTGGATATGATTTTTCTGGAAAATGGACAAGTGAAAGCGATCGCACCTGCTGTTCCTCCTTGCAAAACAGAACCATGTCCAACTTATGGCCCTGAAACACCGATTAATCAAGTGATTGAACTGCGTGGGGGACGCGCCGCTGAACTGGGAATTCGTGTAGGCGATCGCCTAGATATTCAATTTTTAGACTCGTAG
- a CDS encoding DUF2949 domain-containing protein produces MSPTNYSNFIDFLQKDLSLSAASIDVALRYREQNPGPLPMILWQYGLVTLDQLNQIYDWLESAVV; encoded by the coding sequence ATGTCACCCACAAACTACTCTAATTTTATTGATTTTCTCCAAAAGGATTTATCGCTATCTGCTGCTTCTATTGATGTAGCTTTGCGCTATCGCGAACAAAATCCAGGTCCATTACCAATGATTCTTTGGCAATATGGCTTAGTGACGCTAGATCAACTCAATCAAATTTATGACTGGTTGGAAAGTGCAGTAGTATAA
- a CDS encoding pyridoxal-phosphate-dependent aminotransferase family protein yields MQDKLMLMIPGPTPVPEAALLALAKHPIGHRTSEFSNMLAEVTENLQWLHQTQRDVMMLTTSGTGALEAGIINFLSPGDRILVGCNGKFGERWAEVGEAYNLNVERITAEWGQPLDPQTFAEKLAADKEKQIKAVVITHSETSTGVLNDLETINRHVKNHGEALIIVDAVTSLGAVNVPMDAWGLDVVGSGSQKGYMIPPGLGIVAVSPKAWEAYKTAKLPRYYLDLGKYRKATAKKTTPFTPPVNLIVALHATLRMMKAEGLEAIFARHQRLMNATRAGIKGLNLPLFVSDDCGSPAITAVAPQGIEADQVRAIMKKRFDIALAGGQDHLSNKIFRIGHLGFVSDRDILSALSSLEVALHELGYENFTPGAGVAAAAKIFAQS; encoded by the coding sequence ATGCAAGACAAGCTGATGCTGATGATTCCTGGGCCCACGCCGGTACCAGAGGCAGCGCTACTCGCTTTAGCCAAGCACCCAATTGGTCATCGTACCAGTGAATTTAGCAATATGCTGGCAGAAGTGACAGAAAACCTCCAGTGGTTGCATCAAACTCAACGCGACGTGATGATGCTGACTACCAGTGGCACAGGTGCATTAGAAGCTGGAATCATTAATTTCTTGAGTCCAGGCGATCGCATTTTAGTCGGTTGCAACGGTAAGTTTGGCGAACGCTGGGCGGAAGTTGGTGAAGCTTATAACTTAAATGTCGAAAGAATTACTGCCGAGTGGGGACAACCCCTCGATCCCCAAACGTTTGCAGAAAAACTCGCAGCTGACAAAGAAAAACAAATCAAAGCTGTCGTTATCACCCATAGCGAAACATCAACTGGTGTCCTCAATGACTTAGAAACAATTAACCGTCATGTTAAAAACCACGGTGAAGCATTAATTATTGTTGATGCAGTTACAAGCCTTGGTGCAGTTAATGTACCCATGGATGCTTGGGGTTTAGACGTTGTTGGTTCCGGTTCGCAAAAAGGTTATATGATTCCCCCAGGATTGGGCATTGTTGCCGTTAGCCCTAAAGCTTGGGAGGCATATAAAACAGCAAAGTTACCCCGCTACTACCTTGATTTAGGTAAATATCGTAAAGCAACTGCAAAAAAAACAACTCCCTTTACACCACCAGTCAATTTAATTGTGGCTTTACACGCTACACTGCGGATGATGAAAGCGGAAGGATTAGAAGCCATCTTTGCGCGTCATCAAAGGCTCATGAATGCAACCCGCGCTGGTATTAAAGGCTTAAACTTGCCTTTATTTGTAAGTGATGATTGTGGAAGTCCGGCAATTACGGCAGTAGCACCCCAAGGTATTGAAGCGGATCAAGTACGAGCAATCATGAAAAAACGCTTTGACATTGCTTTAGCTGGTGGGCAAGATCACCTAAGTAATAAAATCTTCCGCATCGGGCATTTGGGCTTTGTGAGCGATCGCGACATTCTCAGTGCGCTTTCATCGCTGGAAGTTGCTTTACACGAACTTGGTTATGAAAACTTTACTCCTGGTGCAGGTGTTGCAGCGGCTGCGAAGATTTTTGCTCAGTCGTAG
- a CDS encoding SRPBCC domain-containing protein — MKQLTTNIEINASASKVWNILTNFDEYPQWNPFIRAVSGEVKQGARLEVQLQPPGGGMMTFRPTVLVAEPEREFRWLGQLLLPGIFNGEHYFQIEPLGSDCIRFIHSEVFSGLLVPFLAKSLDTNTKSGFEKMNQALKARAEI; from the coding sequence ATGAAGCAGTTAACTACTAACATTGAAATCAATGCTTCTGCTAGCAAGGTTTGGAATATCTTGACTAACTTTGATGAGTATCCTCAATGGAACCCATTCATTCGTGCTGTAAGTGGTGAGGTAAAGCAAGGAGCGCGCTTAGAAGTACAACTTCAACCACCAGGTGGAGGCATGATGACGTTTCGACCTACAGTTTTGGTTGCTGAACCGGAACGAGAATTCCGTTGGTTAGGACAATTACTCTTACCAGGAATTTTTAATGGAGAACATTATTTTCAAATTGAGCCGCTGGGAAGCGATTGCATTCGGTTTATTCACAGTGAAGTTTTCTCAGGGTTACTCGTTCCCTTTTTAGCGAAAAGTTTGGATACTAACACCAAAAGTGGTTTTGAAAAGATGAATCAAGCGCTAAAAGCACGAGCAGAAATTTGA
- a CDS encoding type II toxin-antitoxin system VapC family toxin yields MGGYIFDTNIFNQILDDKIELTYFVNIECFVTHVQHDEIQATSDTERRSQLEGVFSSVPQQEISTESCILGVSRLGQARMSDGNFCKQLKTQLDSIKTKLNNSQDALIAETAIANQLTLVTHDKNLYCVMAKFGGAACNLYHLIQLIQRA; encoded by the coding sequence ATGGGCGGCTATATATTCGATACAAACATCTTCAACCAAATCTTAGATGACAAGATTGAGCTTACCTATTTTGTGAACATAGAGTGCTTTGTAACCCATGTCCAACATGATGAAATTCAAGCTACAAGCGACACAGAAAGACGGTCTCAACTCGAAGGTGTGTTCTCGTCAGTTCCACAGCAAGAGATTTCAACTGAGTCATGCATTCTTGGTGTGTCACGGCTAGGTCAAGCTAGGATGAGTGATGGAAACTTCTGCAAGCAATTAAAAACACAACTTGATAGCATCAAAACTAAGCTAAATAATTCCCAGGATGCCCTTATTGCCGAAACAGCAATTGCAAATCAACTAACTCTGGTGACACACGACAAGAACTTGTATTGTGTGATGGCTAAGTTTGGAGGAGCAGCCTGTAATTTATACCATCTTATTCAACTTATTCAAAGAGCCTGA
- a CDS encoding DUF5340 domain-containing protein: MQTIPLPSPIHYELLLQLLEQQTLSAASQNPTLREQVNQLIITLRKAAAQQKHLEESCQQSQIAIESRWSLNH; encoded by the coding sequence ATGCAGACAATTCCGCTTCCTTCCCCAATTCACTACGAACTTTTGTTGCAGCTATTAGAGCAACAGACACTATCCGCAGCAAGTCAAAATCCAACTTTACGCGAACAAGTGAATCAGCTAATCATTACCCTGCGTAAAGCCGCCGCGCAACAGAAACATTTAGAAGAAAGTTGTCAACAATCGCAGATTGCGATCGAATCTCGTTGGTCACTTAATCATTAG
- the trpC gene encoding indole-3-glycerol phosphate synthase TrpC produces the protein MQIRRRPPNTSVDIRSLRYQVAISDAEPQNILEKIVWHKETEVEQLREKLPLVELQRKALAALPTRDFISALRQGKTTPALIAEVKKASPSKGVLRTDFDPVAIAQSYTQGGASCLSVLTDEKFFQGSFNNLALIRGAVDLPLLCKDFIIYPYQMYMARIRGADAVLLIAAILSDQDLQYFVKIATALHMAALVEVHTLAELDRVLAVDGVKLVGINNRNLADFSVDLQTTCTLLKARKEELRSRNIFVVSESGLHTPADLKVVSSAGATAVLIGESLVKQPDPQAAIASLFTT, from the coding sequence ATGCAAATCCGCCGTCGTCCACCTAATACATCGGTTGATATCAGAAGCTTACGCTATCAGGTTGCTATTTCTGATGCTGAGCCACAAAATATTTTAGAGAAAATTGTCTGGCATAAAGAAACTGAAGTTGAGCAACTACGAGAAAAACTTCCCTTAGTCGAACTTCAACGTAAAGCACTTGCTGCACTACCAACTCGTGATTTTATCAGTGCATTGCGTCAAGGAAAGACAACTCCCGCACTGATTGCCGAAGTCAAAAAAGCTTCACCAAGCAAAGGTGTCTTGCGCACAGATTTTGATCCAGTCGCGATCGCGCAATCCTATACTCAAGGTGGCGCAAGTTGTCTTTCGGTATTAACTGATGAAAAGTTCTTTCAAGGCAGTTTTAACAATCTTGCCTTAATTCGCGGTGCGGTAGATTTACCACTTTTGTGTAAGGATTTCATTATCTATCCGTACCAAATGTATATGGCACGTATTCGCGGTGCGGATGCAGTGCTGTTAATTGCAGCAATTCTAAGCGATCAAGATTTACAATACTTTGTCAAAATTGCAACCGCGCTTCATATGGCAGCCTTAGTCGAAGTTCACACATTAGCGGAACTTGACCGCGTCTTAGCTGTTGATGGAGTAAAATTAGTTGGTATCAATAATCGCAATCTAGCAGATTTTTCCGTAGATTTGCAAACAACTTGTACTTTGCTAAAAGCACGAAAAGAGGAATTGCGATCGCGAAATATCTTCGTTGTCAGCGAGTCAGGACTGCATACGCCAGCAGACCTCAAGGTAGTATCCTCCGCAGGTGCAACAGCAGTACTAATTGGCGAATCCCTCGTCAAACAGCCCGATCCGCAAGCAGCGATCGCTAGTTTGTTTACTACCTAG